The window ATTAAAGAAGAGTCAGAGTTGGTAGAAATGAGGCAGAGAATATTTCATCTTCTTAAAGGAACATCACTAAATATTGTTGTTCTTAATAACTCCAAATTTTATCACATTGGAACAACCAAAGaatatttgttttactttacCTCGGATAACAGTTTAAAGTCAGAGCTCGGCTTACAGTCCATAACTTTTAGTATCTTTCCAGACATACCAGAATGCCCTGGCAAAGCATCCTGTATCATTCAAAGCATACTGGATTCAAGATGTTCTGTGGCACCTGGCTCAGTTGTAGAGTATTCCAGATTGGGGCCTGATGTTTCAGTTGGGGAAAACTGCATTATTAGTGGTTCTTACATCCTAACAAAAGCTGCCCTCCCTGCACATTCTTTTGTGTGTTCCTTAAGCTTAAAGATGAATAGATGCTTGAAGTATGCAACTATGGCATTTGGAGTGGAAGACAACTTGAAAAAGAGTGTGAAAACATTGTCAGATATAAAGTTACTTCAATTCTTTGGAGTCTGTTTCCTGTCATGCTTAGATGTTTGGAATCTTAAAGTTACAGAGGAACTGTTCTCTGGTAACAACACGTGTCTGAGTTTGTGGACTGCACGCATTTTCCCAGTTTGTTCTTCTTTGAGTGACTCAGTTACAACATCCCTAAAGATGTTAAATGCTGTTAAGAACAAGTCAGCATTCAGCCTGAATAGCTATAAGTTGCTGTCCATTGAAGAAATGCTTATCTACAAAGATGTAGAAGATATGATAGCTTACAGGGAACAAATTTTTCTAGAAATCAGTTTCAAAAGCAATTTGATttagagatattttaaatattgtacaCTTTGCCTTTTTGAGTAACATTCCAGAGATAGGTATTTTCTGTAGGCTGTTTCACTGAACTCAATTAATGAAAACTGTATTAACATAATTGCTGTAGCATAATATTAATAGCGCAAAAGTACGTATAAATCattttgatgaaaaatatttcaagactAAGTTGAGAAAAGAGATACTATTTTGGATGTAtatcagtatttttgttttttaataatgatTGATTTGTGGAGCATTGTTTTTTCACATAATGAGttttaaaggtaatttttaaGCATACCTTTggaatttttccatcttttttgagGCTTTTGATCCAGTGAAGTTCTAAGTATTCACTGGCACTTCTCTCCTCAACTGTAAttctattttgaataataaaaatgacatacTGTAGGGTCTTCAGAGTAGTGTAGGAATACTgtagaaatatttttcagaaacaaatccatagcTGAGAAATTCACTTAGTGCCCAATATATTGTGATTATTTTAGTTGATAAAGAACTAGATACAAAGACCTCTGAAATTGATGATAAAATTTGTATCTCATTAATTTTATCAAAATGAAACTAAAAGtacatatgtattatacactTGAACATGTGTTTGTGTATCTTTAAAGTTTTCCTTTATGTTCCATTCCATAGgaaaacacatatgcacacaaaacTCAGTTATCTGTGGGAAAAGTGGTAGTAATAATTGAGATTCATCAATAATCATATAATTTCACTGTAGACATTACTTGCATTATCTCCCGTCAGTCCTTCTAACAAAACTTAAATTACCAAATGAACTGACTTtacttttcatcttattttttgtCCATATGCTGGTGATGCTGAGAAACAATAATTGGCCCAAATGCAGACATCAAGAAGCaggcaggaaaatggaaaaactgaGATAATACACACATGATAAAcagtttcaagaaaataaaaattggctaGAATCTCAAGCTACGTGTTTCTATATTGGTATAAGCATATAAGTGAAAAGTCTTATAAGTGTAATAGAGAAAAGATTTGTCAGCGTTGTTTTTTTAGATGAAATAACTAGTCTGTGCTACTTTATGTCAATATAAAAATTGGCAAACTAGAAGTAACTTGTCCACAACCCTCAGTTATGATACTTGTGtgcgtgttttttttttccaaagtttttcCCAAGGAGAAGATACAAATATATGGTAGCTATTGTTTAAAAATGATTGATttacttgcagatttttcagaggaTGTTACATGTTTGTCATTCATTAAATGTTCAAAATTGTAGTTTTACCAAATCTGAAGTGCCATCAGTTATAAGAATCACCATTATTTTATGTTCCATTAAGAAACACACAATAAAACATGACACAATGctttttttattgaaattttcatatttattggaGATCTCTTTTAGATGtttttaaatacagatttttatttaACCCTCTTGCATATACATATAAAGtaacagaaaagtaaaatattgagATATCATCAAGAAATTTCTACAGCTTCACATTCAAACTCTTCAGCACTTTCAGAGCTGTTGATATGCATATGTCCACCTAGTACCATCTTCTGTGCTTTCAGAGTTGTTGGTAAGGCTGCATTTCCTGAGTGCTCTACCAAACTTACGTCTGGATTTTTTTACCCAGCTGCAGACCCACACTCCTGCAAGCTTTGATACCCTTCTATTTGACAAAGCTCAGTTTCACCTTTGTTTCAGTTTAATCACAGGTCCTTAGAAGATTGGACCTGTGATTCTATTCAAAGTCAAAAAGAGATTTCTCACAAATTGATGTCATATTAACATGTTaatatgaaaattattatttggtAAACCAGAAGTGACCTGTCTGAAGCCCTCAATTGTggtatttgtgtgt of the Symphalangus syndactylus isolate Jambi chromosome 12, NHGRI_mSymSyn1-v2.1_pri, whole genome shotgun sequence genome contains:
- the FPGT gene encoding fucose-1-phosphate guanylyltransferase isoform X2; translation: MAAARDPPEVSLREATQRKLRRFSELRGKLVAPGEFWDIVAITAADEKQELAYNQQLSEKLKRKELPLGVQYHVFVDPAGAKIGNGGSTLCALQCLEKLYGDKWNSFTILLIHSGGYSQRLPNASALGKIFTALPLDIPECPGKASCIIQSILDSRCSVAPGSVVEYSRLGPDVSVGENCIISGSYILTKAALPAHSFVCSLSLKMNRCLKYATMAFGVEDNLKKSVKTLSDIKLLQFFGVCFLSCLDVWNLKVTEELFSGNNTCLSLWTARIFPVCSSLSDSVTTSLKMLNAVKNKSAFSLNSYKLLSIEEMLIYKDVEDMIAYREQIFLEISFKSNLI